A genomic region of Cydia splendana chromosome 17, ilCydSple1.2, whole genome shotgun sequence contains the following coding sequences:
- the LOC134798672 gene encoding forkhead box protein C1 codes for MCSGAEGGPWPLKDAPTVTAAALDHYRLQLYNYAVAERLRLYPPSVAPCYAPYAPRLALSMSLLQHRALQPEEPKPQHSYIGLIAMAILSSPDRKLVLSDIYQHILDNYPYFRSRGPGWRNSIRHNLSLNDCFVKAGRSANGKGHYWAIHPANVEDFRKGDFRRRKAQRKVRKHMGLAVDDDGEDSPSPPPQSPPPTTLALPFWGAARLPGGGQPRKRQFDVASLLAPDDVPEKRARRDSNSEEEAEEDIDVVASDQEPSPESEEQCAAPAPYPLLGGWWPALDPALLQQLRRHAASPPRAPSPGHPQRPPDT; via the coding sequence ATGTGCAGCGGTGCCGAGGGAGGCCCTTGGCCGCTGAAAGACGCGCCGACAGTTACCGCCGCGGCTCTCGACCACTACCGACTCCAACTCTACAACTACGCCGTCGCCGAGCGACTCCGCCTTTACCCTCCGAGTGTCGCACCATGCTACGCACCATATGCTCCACGCTTGGCGCTCTCCATGTCCCTGCTCCAACACCGAGCGCTCCAACCTGAAGAACCGAAACCCCAGCACAGCTACATCGGCCTTATCGCTATGGCCATCCTCAGCTCTCCGGATCGCAAGCTCGTACTCTCCGACATCTACCAGCACATACTCGACAACTACCCCTACTTCCGCTCCCGCGGACCCGGCTGGCGGAACTCCATCCGACACAACCTATCCCTGAACGATTGCTTTGTTAAAGCTGGACGATCCGCGAACGGAAAAGGACATTACTGGGCGATTCATCCGGCGAACGTAGAGGATTTTAGGAAAGGTGATTTTAGAAGACGAAAGGCGCAGAGGAAAGTAAGGAAGCACATGGGATTGGCAGTCGATGATGACGGAGAGGATTCACCATCGCCGCCGCCGCAGTCACCGCCGCCAACAACGCTCGCGCTGCCTTTTTGGGGAGCAGCGCGGTTGCCGGGAGGCGGCCAGCCGAGGAAGCGGCAGTTTGATGTTGCCTCGCTGTTAGCACCGGATGATGTGCCTGAAAAGCGCGCCCGGAGAGACAGTAATAGTGAAGAAGAAGCGGAGGAGGATATTGATGTAGTGGCTAGTGATCAAGAGCCGAGTCCGGAGAGCGAGGAGCAGTGCGCTGCGCCGGCCCCGTACCCGCTGCTGGGCGGCTGGTGGCCGGCGCTGGACCCGGCGCTGCTGCAGCAGCTGCGGCGGCACGCGGCCTCACCGCCACGCGCGCCCAGCCCCGGCCACCCCCAGCGCCCGCCGGACACTTAA